Proteins from one Malania oleifera isolate guangnan ecotype guangnan chromosome 4, ASM2987363v1, whole genome shotgun sequence genomic window:
- the LOC131152608 gene encoding peptidyl-prolyl cis-trans isomerase CYP19-3-like produces MSNPKVFFDILIGKMKAGRVVMELFADATPKTAENFRALCTGEKGIGRMGKPLHYKGSPFHRIIPNFMCQGGDFTKGNGTGGESIYGEKFADENFKMKHTGPGVLSMANAGPNTNGSQFFICTERTPWLDGKHVVFGKVVDGYSVVKEMEKVGSSSGKTAETVLIEDSGQITEN; encoded by the coding sequence ATGTCGAACCCAAAGGTTTTCTTTGACATACTGATTGGAAAAATGAAAGCTGGTCGAGTTGTAATGGAACTGTTTGCTGATGCCACCCCTAAAACTGCTGAAAATTTTCGTGCACTCTGCACTGGGGAGAAGGGTATTGGAAGAATGGGGAAGCCACTACACTACAAAGGCTCGCCTTTCCACCGCATTATTCCCAACTTCATGTGTCAGGGTGGAGATTTCACCAAGGGTAATGGGACTGGTGGAGAATCAATCTATGGAGAGAAATTTGCAGATGAGAATTTCAAGATGAAACATACAGGTCCTGGTGTGCTGTCAATGGCAAATGCTGGACCAAACACTAATGGTTCTCAGTTCTTTATATGCACTGAGAGGACACCATGGCTTGATGGGAAGCATGTTGTGTTTGGGAAAGTTGTGGATGGCTATAGTGTGGTTAAGGAGATGGAGAAGGTGGGTTCAAGTAGTGGGAAGACTGCAGAAACAGTTCTTATTGAAGACTCTGGTCAGATTACAGAAAATTGA
- the LOC131152609 gene encoding pentatricopeptide repeat-containing protein At1g11290, chloroplastic-like yields the protein MRKLGPKVDSFTIPSILKACAQIFWAKLGKEMHGFIAKNGLDCDVFVCNALIQMYGECGNMESARFVFDEMADRDAVSWSTMIWVYSRNGLFREALYIIKEMVFLQVKPNEAAMIGMVNLFAGLANAQTGKSLHAYVIRNTKTEKMGVLITTALIDMYAKCGNSASARSLFDGLPEKSIVSWTAMIAGYIRCSEIGEGAKLFGQMLEVNTRPNEIMMLSLIIECGFAGALELGKQLHACIMRNGFQMSLDLGTALVDMYGKCSEIRSARALFYGMKNGDVMIWSAMISACAKANCIDEAVNLFVCMRSAGLKLNEVTMISLLSLCREAGALDFGRWMHGYVEKQAVESDVILETALVDMYAKCGEINGAWKVFNEAKQRDICMWNAMMSGFAMHGCGEEALELFSEMEQQAVEPNDITFIGVIHACSHAGMVAEGKRHFEKMVHDFGLAPKMEHYGCMVDLLGRAGLLDEAHEMVRSMPMRPNHIVLGAFLASCELYKNSRLGEMAARQLLEMESPKCGYNVQMSNFYAATNRWNEVARVRKAMKDSGFLKEPGLSLIANHSDHEFMQRAFGSMALLG from the coding sequence ATGCGCAAATTGGGCCCCAAAGTTGACAGTTTTACGATCCCATCAATCCTAAAAGCATGTGCCCAAATCTTCTGGGCCAAATTAGGAAAAGAGATGCACGGTTTCATCGCCAAGAATGGGTTGGATTGTGATGTTTTTGTGTGTAATGCGTTGATCCAAATGTATGGTGAATGCGGGAATATGGAGTCAGCGCGCTTCGTGTTTGATGAAATGGCTGACAGAGATGCCGTTTCTTGGAGCACAATGATTTGGGTTTATAGCCGGAATGGACTATTCCGAGAAGCCTTGTATATCATCAAAGAAATGGTTTTCCTGCAAGTAAAGCCCAATGAAGCTGCAATGATTGGCATGGTCAATCTTTTTGCAGGCCTTGCAAATGCGCAAACGGGAAAATCACTGCATGCCTATGTCATAAGGAATACCAAGACTGAAAAAATGGGAGTTCTGATTACTACTGCTCTGATAGACATGTATGCCAAGTGCGGAAATTCAGCTTCTGCCCGAAGCCTCTTTGATGGGTTGCCAGAGAAAAGCATTGTTTCATGGACTGCCATGATTGCAGGCTACATAAGATGTAGTGAAATAGGAGAGGGAGCCAAACTCTTTGGACAAATGTTGGAAGTGAACACGCGCCCAAATGAGATTATGATGCTGAGTCTGATTATCGAGTGTGGATTTGCTGGGGCTTTGGAACTGGGAAAGCAGCTACATGCCTGCATTATGAGAAATGGGTTTCAGATGTCTTTGGATTTGGGCACAGCTCTTGTTGATATGTATGGAAAATGCAGTGAGATAAGATCTGCAAGAGCTCTCTTCTATGGCATGAAGAATGGAGATGTTATGATTTGGTCGGCTATGATTTCAGCTTGTGCAAAAGCCAACTGCATTGATGAGGCTGTCAATCTCTTTGTTTGTATGAGGAGTGCTGGATTGAAGTTGAATGAAGTGACAATGATCAGTCTCCTTTCCCTTTGCAGAGAAGCAGGGGCCCTGGATTTCGGAAGGTGGATGCATGGTTATGTGGAAAAGCAAGCAGTTGAATCCGATGTGATCCTGGAGACTGCACTGGTCGACATGTATGCGAAGTGTGGGGAAATAAATGGGGCCTGGAAGGTGTTCAATGAAGCCAAGCAACGTGATATCTGCATGTGGAATGCCATGATGTCTGGATTTGCAATGCATGGATGTGGTGAGGAAGCTCTGGAACTCTTCTCAGAAATGGAACAGCAAGCTGTTGAACCAAATGACATCACATTTATCGGAGTTATTCATGCTTGTAGTCATGCTGGAATGGTTGCTGAAGGAAAAAGGCATTTTGAGAAAATGGTTCATGACTTCGGTTTGGCTCCAAAGATGGAGCACTATGGGTGCATGGTGGATCTTCTTGGACGAGCTGGACTGCTTGATGAGGCTCATGAGATGGTTCGTAGTATGCCCATGCGACCGAACCACATAGTATTGGGAGCCTTCCTTGCATCCTGTGAGCTTTATAAGAATTCTAGACTAGGGGAAATGGCAGCAAGACAGCTTCTTGAAATGGAATCTCCAAAATGTGGATATAATGTGCAAATGTCAAACTTCTATGCAGCAACAAACAGATGGAATGAGGTTGCAAGGGTGAGAAAAGCGATGAAGGATTCAGGGTTCTTAAAAGAACCAGGTCTTAGCTTGATAGCAAACCATTCAGATCACGAGTTCATGCAGCGTGCATTTGGTTCAATGGCTTTGCTAGGCTAG